In the Nicotiana tabacum cultivar K326 chromosome 16, ASM71507v2, whole genome shotgun sequence genome, one interval contains:
- the LOC107807395 gene encoding uncharacterized protein LOC107807395, with product MDKLKEAILKLSNSEPNGPLSPTRNSILQQRLSHLLSSLHTTPDHPPYSWMIQRALQELNEEGGSSEDSISKFIKKEYDNLPMAHMFLLKHHLQKLSENGEILLIDGGGRFLLAGGGNNSLNPKTKSKRKYKKRKGRWGWEIKQKKRRRKEKKEKTHDDVKVVKEEKKKLDEQQNEVKHGQQNGMHRELNGHHNQPNTDEDKGLLSERQNGVTAKQLIELSKMKESHENVLPTVEPSSEKKQQL from the exons ATGGACAAATTAAAAGAAGCCATATTGAAACTGTCAAACAGTGAACCAAATGGGCCATTATCACCGACCCGGAACTCCATTCTTCAACAGCGCCTTTCCCATTTGCTTTCTTCTCTTCATACTACCCCTGATCATCCTCCTTAttcttgg ATGATTCAAAGGGCGTTGCAGGAATTGAATGAAGAAGGAGGCTCGAGTGAAGACTCAATATCTAAGTTTATCAAGAAAGAATATGACAATTTGCCAATGGCTCATATGTTCCTGCTGAAACATCATCTACAGAAGCTGTCTGAAAATGGTGAAATTCTTTTGATTGACGGAGGAGGGCGCTTTTTGCTTGCTGGTGGTGGCAACAATAGCTTGAATCCAAAAACAAAAAGCAAGAGGAAGTACAAGAAGAGGAAGGGAAGGTGGGGTTGGGAGATTAAACAAAAGAAGCGGCGGCGCAaggaaaagaaggagaaaacgCATGATGATGTAAAAGTTgttaaagaagagaagaagaagttgGATGAGCAACAAAATGAAGTCAAACATGGGCAACAAAATGGAATGCACAGGGAGTTGAATGGGCATCATAATCAACCGAACACAGATGAAGATAAAGGGCTATTAAGTGAGAGGCAAAATGGTGTAACTGCAAAGCAGCTGATTGAATTGTCAAAGATGAAAGAATCTCACGAGAATGTACTTCCAACAGTTGAACCATCATCTGAAAAGAAGCAGCAGCTGTAA